AGCGTCGGCCGGCGAACCATCAGGGACTTCATCCCGCCGGTGCCGTCCGGCGTTCCTAACCCGGTCGGCCCGTCGTATCCGACGCCCGCTGTGCAGACGTAGCCTTGGCCAACAGGGCAGCTCACCGCGCCGCTCGGGTCGCCGGTTATGTCGTCGCCCGACGTGACGTCGTTGAGATGTCCGGGATTGAGGTACGGGTACGAGCCGTTGTTGATGGTTGCGCCGTTACCCGCCAACGCGTACATTCCGGCGACGATCGGCGTCGCTTCGCTGGTTCCGCCGACGACGCCCCAACCACCGGAGTTGTACGTGTCGTAGACGGCAACGCCCGTCTGCGGATCGCCGTTTGCCGACACGTCGTTGTACACGCGCGTCGTGCATCCGGTATCTGTTTGCCACGCCGGCTTCGGCTCGTAGATGCTGCACCCGCTTCCGGTCGCGCCGTTGCCCGCCGCCATGTCGTTCCACACGACTTCCGTCCAGCCGCGGGTATTGGCGGCCGGCGAGAGGCTCGTGCCGCCGACCGCCGTCACGTACTTCGACGCCGTCGGGTATTGCGGACTCGCAGCCCCGGTGTTATCGCTGTAGCCGTTGTCACCAGCGGCGACGGTGATCGGGATGCCGGGATGATTGAAATAGACGTCGGCGGTCGTTTCGCCGTTGTACTCGGCACCGCTCCAGCTATTGCTGATCTCCGTTGCGCCGAGCGTCGCGGCCTCGTCCTCCGCGGTGTACAGGTCGCCGTTGCCGCTTGAGTTCGCTTCGACGAGAATGATATGGCAGTTCGGGCAGACCGCCGACGCCATGTCGAGGTCGAGCGACTCTTCGCCCGCCCATCCCGTGTCCGCCGTCGGGTAGTTCGTGCTTCCGTCCTGTGCGACTTTCTTGAAGCACCCATTTGCGGTCGTGCACGCCGCAAGGCCGAACGTCGAGCGATAGACGCCCAGGTCCGCTTCAGCATTCGGATCGTCGTAGGCATCGACCACGGCGATCGTCTGGCCCGTGCCTGCGGCGGTGTCGAGATTGTACGCGCTCTGCAGCATGCACGGGTAGTATCCT
This genomic window from Candidatus Dormiibacterota bacterium contains:
- a CDS encoding S53 family peptidase; translated protein: MPHRRAHKNGVRIATIVALLAVSFVVSACTGSTGSSPTPSHPASKNIASIAVRTGGTITPGTPTTLTLTIVASDASGHTLSGTYREAISLSDNDTTGSTTLSTSLVTSSSQTVTLSYNGSGAFKGATIIASATGATSGTLAINSGACNAITVGGGPLQGYYPCMLQSAYNLDTAAGTGQTIAVVDAYDDPNAEADLGVYRSTFGLAACTTANGCFKKVAQDGSTNYPTADTGWAGEESLDLDMASAVCPNCHIILVEANSSGNGDLYTAEDEAATLGATEISNSWSGAEYNGETTADVYFNHPGIPITVAAGDNGYSDNTGAASPQYPTASKYVTAVGGTSLSPAANTRGWTEVVWNDMAAGNGATGSGCSIYEPKPAWQTDTGCTTRVYNDVSANGDPQTGVAVYDTYNSGGWGVVGGTSEATPIVAGMYALAGNGATINNGSYPYLNPGHLNDVTSGDDITGDPSGAVSCPVGQGYVCTAGVGYDGPTGLGTPDGTGGMKSLMVRRPTLAAVRAVMVPRGLPQRRLCALPARGHMACDAIVVVGAH